A portion of the Glycine max cultivar Williams 82 chromosome 10, Glycine_max_v4.0, whole genome shotgun sequence genome contains these proteins:
- the LOC100788782 gene encoding uncharacterized protein LOC100788782: MQATFLCSHMFLSYPLPVKLLQRSSPHKLFSDGTTTRRSLIYASKRDPFGHHYDGNLVDENMILLRMRIREIEMVEMKGKATSDWSVWEKKYFAENYGSDVCEAVGLLQRVLMNTRPSFALGMLALVMLSMSMSTLQVGFHLIEFAKGII; encoded by the coding sequence atgCAAGCAACCTTTCTATGCTCCCATATGTTTCTATCATACCCTCTTCCAGTCAAATTGTTGCAGCGTAGTTCACCACACAAGTTGTTCAGTGATGGCACCACCACTCGTAGGAGTTTAATCTATGCATCAAAAAGAGACCCTTTTGGGCACCATTATGATGGAAATTTGGTGGATGAGAACATGATCCTTCTTAGAATGCGAATTCGTGAGATTGAGATGGTGGAAATGAAGGGTAAAGCTACTTCGGATTGGAGCGTATGGGAGAAGAAGTATTTTGCTGAGAATTATGGTTCGGATGTATGTGAAGCAGTTGGATTGTTGCAAAGAGTGTTAATGAACACCAGACCTTCTTTTGCATTGGGTATGCTAGCTCTTGTCATGCTAAGCATGTCCATGTCAACGTTGCAAGTTGGGTTTCATTTAATAGAATTTGCCAAGGGAATCATATGA